One segment of Malassezia restricta chromosome V, complete sequence DNA contains the following:
- a CDS encoding neuronal calcium sensor 1 — MGKTQSKLTSEQLNELQNITYFDRKELQQWYKGFMNDCPPGVLDKAEFSRMYKQFFPFGDPAPLAEYVFNVFDENKNGYIDFKEFICALSVTGRGRLDEKLRWAFKLYDINDDGTITYNEMLTIVRAIYKMTGQMVKLPEDEDTPEKRVNKIFALMDLDKNAELSFEEFKEGSKQDPSIVQALSLYDGLV, encoded by the exons ATGGGAAAAACGCAGTCCAAGCTGACATCGGAGCAGCTCAATGAGCTTCAAAACATTACATACT TCGATCGCAAGGAACTGCAGCAATGGTATAAAGGGTTCATGAACGACTGTCCGCcgggcgtgctggacaaggcTGAGTTCTCTCGGATGTACAAGCAATTTTTCCCCTTTGGAGATCCAGCACCACTTGCTGAATACGTTTTCAACGTATTCGATGAGAACAAAAATGGATACATTGACTTTAAGGAGTTCATATGTGCTTTAAGTGTGACGGGCCGTGGTCGTCTAGACGAAAAACTCCGCTGGGCGTTCAAGCTGTACGACATCAATGACGATGGCACGATCACGTACAATGAGATGCTGACTATCGTGCGCGCTATCTACAAGATGACAGGACAGATGGTCAAGCTGCCTGAGGATGAAGATACACCCGAAAAGCGCGTGAACAAAATTTTTGCCCTCATGGACCTCGATAAGAATGCCGAATTGTCTTTTGAGGAATTTAAAGAGGGATCCAAGCAAGATCCCTCTATTGTACAGGCCCTCTCCCTCTACGACGGACTCGTTTAG
- a CDS encoding anthranilate phosphoribosyltransferase, whose protein sequence is MQPHSLATFKPLLSQLVQSLPVPPPPTGQLRDPAEPLSQEQLEALLEHLSDVTFTQDPANSAAIGSALTALRLSGLDMRPSTLAFMRQKFIEQIQPFDVPVLEDSPSTDYRGWVDIVGTGGDGKDTFNVSTTAMFIAGGVNGMHVAKHGGKASTSPSGSGELLMSLGLPLLQVPSDEMVKSLFHCSCTFLFAPMFHRAMMPLAPIRASLGFPTLFNILGPLINPKSTCRGLYGVHSSGLGRIYAETLYMSGLEYFWVVCGEEGLDELSPAGPSYVWEVSTRGKIDHFTVTPADFGLPSHTLEEVRSGTPSQNAAMLAYMFLHPDKIEDAPLKEPLHVECDIAHVQLEPIPAGTNLKAIYDYSVLQAAALLYIAGHGQGDLKECTHIAQASIQDGRALAAWRRLHEFMHSVKSL, encoded by the coding sequence ATGCAACCGCATTCGTTGGCGACGTTCAAACCGCTGCTGAGCCAACTCGTGCAGAGTCTACCTGTCCCTCCCCCGCCCACCGGTCAGCTCCGTGACCCTGCAGAGCCCCTTTCTCAGGAGCAGTTAGAGGCTCTGTTGGAGCACCTCAGCGATGTCACATTTACGCAGGACCCCGCGAACAGTGCTGCGATAGGCTCAGCACTCACAGCGCTGCGCTTGTCTGGGCTCGACATGCGTCCAAGTACTCTTGCTTTCATGCGCCAAAAGTTCATCGAGCAGATCCAGCCATTTGATGTGCCTGTACTGGAAGACtcgcccagcaccgacTATAGAGGCTGGGTCGATATCGTaggcacgggcggcgaCGGCAAGGACACATTTAACGTCTCTACGACGGCCATGTTTAtcgcaggcggcgtcaATGGGATGCATGTTGCCAAGCATGGTGGAAAAGCATCGACTTCTCCCTCTGGCTCCGGCGAGCTTCTCATGAGTCTAGGCTTACCATTACTGCAAGTGCCATCGGATGAAATGGTCAAATCACTGTTCCACTGTTCATGTACATTTCTGTTTGCTCCGATGTTTCACCGTGCCATGATGCCTCTCGCGCCAATCCGCGCGTCTCTTGGATTCCCTACGCTGTTCAACATTCTCGGCCCTCTTATCAACCCCAAATCCACGTGCCGCGGCTTGTACGGCGTGCATAGCTCTGGTCTTGGCCGCATCTATGCCGAGACGCTCTACATGTCAGGCTTGGAATACTTTTGGGTCGTATGTGGCGAGGAAGGCCTAGATGAGCTCAGCCCCGCCGGGCCGAGTTACGTATGGGAAGTTTCCACGAGAGGCAAGATTGATCACTTCACTGTCACACCTGCCGATTTTGGTCTGCCCTCGCATACACTCGAGGAGGTGCGATCAGGTACGCCATCACAGAATGCAGCAATGCTGGCATACATGTTCCTACACCCGGACAAAATTGAAGACGCACCTCTGAAGGAACCGCTTCATGTGGAATGCGACATTGCCCATGTTCAGTTGGAACCGATACCTGCTGGCACGAACCTCAAGGCCATCTATGATTACAGCGTTCTTCAAGCGGCTGCTCTCCTGTATATTGCAGGACACGGTCAAGGCGACCTAAAGGAATGCACACACATCGCCCAAGCCTCCATCCAGGACGGCCGAGCGCTcgcggcatggcgccgacTCCATGAGTTTATGCACAGCGTCAAGTCGTTGTGA
- a CDS encoding secretory pathway protein Ssp120 has protein sequence MRHLFEVTLLLALVSASFAVRTGKRTAPKGPVYTDKDPGNYMQEHMASEHHIGAFDLASFFALHDLDRNGILERPEIEAIYGVHHSLSRKHSPNAEVHDGKADTIVREVLRRLDFNKDGVITRAEFLRGGKAGLPQFPEFGAHALGHHYDEESEYFVHHESLYHNRPEDQTAEAYKHKEDLEHFDHHAAIEREEEERERLAEGMPSIEEDMRRKQAAAAKGETYDSAYEKQFSPEMMENAKDYEAMSELGAAGRDLLSAQHIFKTPDGIKKVEATKDNVIMPKGDLGNEDAPPVFAVGDSAARAPADHIDGETELGRKIRLDRARREANGRPRFGMGMNGFAKPRNDADRLRAGMPYKYRMKQNQGFLREM, from the coding sequence ATGCGTCATCTCTTTGAAGTCACTTTGTTACTCGCGCTTGTGAGTGCATCATTTGCAGTGCGCACGGGGAAACGTACGGCTCCGAAGGGCCCAGTGTACACTGACAAGGACCCTGGCAACTACATGCAGGAGCATATGGCGTCTGAGCATCACATCGGAGCCTTCGATCTGGCAAGTTTCTTCGCACTGCACGATCTTGACCGCAATGGCATTCTCGAGAGACCCGAGATCGAGGCGATTTACGGTGTGCATCACTCGCTCTCACGCAAGCACTCGCCTAATGCAGAAGTGCATGATGGCAAAGCTGATACAATAGTGCGCGAAGTGCTTCGCCGTCTGGACTTTAACAAGGACGGCGTTATCACTCGCGCTGAGTTTTTGCGCGGTGGAAAGGCAGGTCTGCCGCAGTTCCCCGAGTttggagcgcatgcgctgggcCACCACTATGATGAAGAGTCCGAGTACTTTGTCCATCACGAGAGCTTATACCATAACCGTCCTGAGGACCAAACGGCAGAGGCATACAAGCACAAAGAAGATTTGGAGCACTTTGATCACCATGCTGCCATTGAGCGCGAAGaggaggagcgcgagcgcttGGCCGAGGGCATGCCATCCATTGAGGAagacatgcgccgcaaACAAGCGGCAGCGGCCAAAGGCGAGACGTATGACAGTGCGTATGAGAAGCAATTTTCGCCAGAAATGATGGAGAATGCGAAGGACTACGAGGCTATGAGCGAGCTGGGCGCGGCTGGCCGTGATCTGCTCTCAGCCCAGCACATATTCAAGACGCCCGATGGCATCAAGAAGGTCGAGGCCACCAAAGACAATGTGATTATGCCCAAGGGTGACCTGGGTAACGAAGATGCACCACCTGTGTTTGCCGTGGGAGATAGTGCCGCACGTGCTCCTGCCGATCACATTGACGGCGAGACGGAACTGGGCCGCAAGATCCGTTTGGAccgtgctcgtcgcgagGCCAATGGCCGCCCGCGATTCGGTATGGGCATGAATGGCTTTGCCAAGCCACGCAATGATGCGGATCGACTTCGCGCGGGTATGCCTTATAAGTACCGCATGAAGCAGAACCAGGGCTTTTTGCGCGAGATGTAA